A region of Subtercola boreus DNA encodes the following proteins:
- the hrpA gene encoding ATP-dependent RNA helicase HrpA, with protein sequence MPMIPASIHFPPELPVSRLREEIARTIEANQVVIIAGETGSGKTTQIPKICLELGRTSIGHTQPRRIAARTIAERIAEELGQEVGELVGYQVRFTDRVGADTRIKLMTDGILLNEIHRDRLLKKYDTIIIDEAHERSLTIDFLLGYLRELLPKRPDLKVIVTSATIDPESFSRHFGGAPIIEVSGRTFPVEVRYRPLVADGAVLDDVDDVDDEPAPRSRPGTGPGGSRAGTGAGTSTGRTGAGAGTSTGRTGAGATADRDPLDAVNEALDELAREGDGDVLVFFSGENEIRDAEESIRGRLNSGGSGSLGAATEVLPLYGRLSAADQHKVFQRNSTPGIRRRIVLATNVAETSLTVPGIKYVIDTGTARISRYSVRSKVQRLPIEAISQASANQRAGRSGRTSDGICIRLFSVEDYLARPEFTEPEILRTNLAAVILQMISLGLGDIASFPFLQPPDSRGIKDGLDLLSELGAINAPGSSSNKPGASAVPTLSRVGRDLSRMPIEPRFARMVIESKNHGTSREVMAIVAGLTVQDPRERPLEKRQRADEFHARFTDPTSDFLTLLNLWNYVEEKQRELSSSAFRRLCKAEHLNYLRVREWQDVFRQLRQLSKPLDLVIGEPSVDPDGIHRSLLAGLLSHIGLKDTAKKDYVGARQTRFSLFPGSVLSKKQPNAVMSAELVETSRLFARMNASIDPAWAESLAGDLCKRSYSEPHWEKKQGAVVAFERVTLYGVPIIQKRRVQFSRVDAAYARELFIRHALVDGDWESPHAFDRENRRFRDELAEIEERSRRRDLLLDDEAVFEFYDKRVPRDVNTARSFDGWWKKARHDTPALLTMTVDSLLPEGAPEVDETKFPAAWQQGDQQLALSYRFEPGSDDDGVSVTVPLALLPRLEPEDFEAQVPGFREELVTALIRSLPKAIRRNFVPATDWASKLLTSLPDAGSDELTFLASLAQTMSRLAYVPVAVSDFDRSRIPSHLSVSFRVVDETGKTVAASKDLPALQARFRSAARDSVARASRQTAHSLERSGLTTWDFTELPRFVDTKLQNSVIRAYPAIVDEKSSVAIRLMSTQQEADRLTPAGIRRLLLLAVPSPVSYVREHLSQNEKLILATSPYPGIQALFDDCLRASADEVLRAEHPAGLLYTKDEFEAVRDRLSAGIIDSMYQTVATVAATLLKARDAERALKAVTSVSLLPALSDARAQLAALIFPGFISSTGTVQLRSYPRYLTGVEQRMQKLPDAPARDRAWMTEVQNATARYEASGGALPLPADAASVLSAPLIRARWMIEELRISLFAQSLGTAEPVSLQRLQKLLAS encoded by the coding sequence ATGCCCATGATTCCCGCGTCGATCCACTTCCCGCCAGAGCTCCCCGTCAGCCGACTCCGCGAAGAGATCGCCCGCACCATCGAGGCGAACCAGGTCGTGATCATCGCCGGCGAGACCGGCTCGGGCAAGACCACCCAGATCCCGAAGATCTGCCTGGAGCTCGGCCGCACCAGCATCGGCCACACCCAGCCGAGGCGGATCGCCGCGCGCACGATCGCCGAACGCATAGCCGAGGAGCTCGGCCAGGAGGTCGGCGAACTCGTCGGCTACCAGGTGCGGTTCACCGACAGGGTCGGAGCCGACACCCGCATCAAACTGATGACCGACGGAATCCTGCTGAACGAGATCCACCGCGACCGCCTGCTGAAGAAGTACGACACGATCATCATCGATGAGGCGCACGAGCGGAGCCTCACCATCGACTTCCTGCTCGGCTACCTGCGCGAACTCCTGCCGAAACGCCCCGACCTGAAGGTGATCGTCACCTCGGCGACGATTGACCCCGAGAGCTTCTCCCGGCACTTCGGCGGCGCGCCGATCATCGAGGTCTCCGGCCGCACCTTCCCGGTCGAGGTGCGGTACCGGCCGCTCGTCGCAGACGGCGCGGTTCTGGATGACGTCGACGACGTCGACGACGAGCCCGCCCCCCGCTCGCGACCCGGCACCGGGCCGGGCGGAAGTCGCGCCGGCACCGGCGCAGGTACCTCGACCGGGCGGACCGGCGCCGGCGCAGGTACCTCGACCGGGCGGACCGGCGCCGGCGCAACCGCCGACCGTGACCCCCTCGACGCCGTCAACGAGGCCCTCGACGAACTCGCACGGGAGGGCGACGGGGACGTGCTCGTCTTCTTCTCGGGCGAGAACGAGATCCGCGACGCCGAGGAGTCGATCCGCGGCCGCCTGAACTCCGGCGGTTCGGGCTCGCTCGGTGCTGCCACCGAGGTACTCCCGCTCTACGGACGGTTGAGCGCCGCCGACCAGCACAAGGTCTTCCAGCGGAACAGCACCCCGGGCATCCGGCGCCGGATCGTGCTGGCGACCAACGTGGCCGAGACGAGCCTCACCGTTCCGGGCATCAAGTACGTGATCGACACGGGCACGGCCCGCATCAGTCGTTACAGCGTGCGGTCGAAGGTGCAGCGCCTGCCGATCGAGGCGATCTCGCAGGCCTCGGCCAACCAGCGCGCGGGACGGAGCGGGCGCACGAGCGACGGTATCTGCATCCGGCTGTTCTCCGTGGAGGACTATCTCGCCCGGCCCGAGTTCACCGAACCGGAGATCCTCCGCACGAACCTCGCGGCGGTCATCCTGCAGATGATCTCGCTGGGGCTCGGCGACATCGCCTCGTTCCCCTTCCTGCAGCCGCCGGACTCCCGGGGCATCAAGGACGGGCTCGACCTGCTGAGCGAACTGGGCGCGATCAATGCCCCAGGGTCGTCGTCGAACAAGCCGGGCGCATCGGCGGTACCGACTCTCAGCAGGGTCGGGCGCGACCTCTCCCGGATGCCGATCGAACCCCGCTTCGCGCGGATGGTGATCGAGTCGAAGAACCACGGCACCAGCCGTGAGGTGATGGCGATCGTGGCCGGGCTGACCGTCCAGGACCCGCGGGAACGCCCGCTCGAGAAGCGGCAGCGCGCTGACGAGTTCCACGCGCGGTTCACCGACCCGACCAGTGACTTCCTGACCCTGTTGAACCTCTGGAACTATGTCGAGGAGAAGCAGCGGGAGCTGTCGTCGAGCGCCTTCCGCCGGCTCTGCAAGGCCGAGCACCTGAACTACCTGCGGGTGCGGGAATGGCAGGACGTCTTCCGTCAGCTCCGCCAGCTCAGCAAGCCCCTCGACCTGGTGATCGGCGAGCCGTCCGTCGACCCCGACGGCATCCACCGGTCTCTGCTTGCGGGTCTGCTCTCCCACATCGGCCTGAAGGACACCGCGAAGAAGGACTACGTCGGCGCACGCCAGACCCGGTTCAGCCTCTTTCCCGGCTCTGTCCTGTCGAAGAAGCAGCCGAACGCGGTGATGAGTGCGGAGCTGGTGGAGACGAGCCGGCTCTTCGCCCGGATGAACGCCTCCATCGATCCGGCGTGGGCGGAGTCGCTGGCCGGGGACCTCTGCAAGCGGAGCTATTCGGAGCCGCACTGGGAGAAGAAGCAGGGAGCGGTGGTCGCGTTCGAGCGGGTAACGCTCTACGGGGTGCCGATCATCCAGAAACGCCGGGTGCAGTTCTCCCGGGTGGATGCCGCCTATGCCCGTGAGCTGTTCATCCGGCACGCCCTCGTCGACGGTGACTGGGAATCCCCTCACGCCTTCGACCGGGAGAACCGGCGATTCCGTGACGAGCTCGCCGAGATCGAGGAACGCAGTCGCCGCCGCGACCTGCTGCTCGACGACGAGGCGGTCTTCGAGTTCTACGACAAGCGCGTGCCGCGTGACGTCAACACCGCGCGGAGCTTCGACGGCTGGTGGAAGAAGGCCCGGCACGACACGCCTGCGCTGCTCACGATGACCGTCGATTCGCTGCTGCCCGAGGGCGCACCGGAGGTCGACGAGACGAAATTCCCCGCGGCCTGGCAGCAGGGCGACCAGCAGCTCGCGCTGTCGTACCGGTTCGAGCCGGGCTCCGACGATGATGGGGTCAGCGTGACCGTTCCGCTCGCTCTGCTGCCGCGGCTGGAGCCGGAGGACTTCGAGGCGCAGGTGCCGGGCTTCCGCGAGGAACTGGTGACCGCGCTGATCCGCTCGCTGCCGAAGGCGATCCGGCGGAACTTCGTGCCGGCGACCGACTGGGCGTCGAAGCTCCTGACGTCGCTGCCGGATGCCGGGAGCGACGAACTGACCTTCCTCGCCTCTCTCGCCCAGACCATGTCGCGCCTGGCGTACGTACCCGTCGCCGTGAGTGATTTCGACCGCTCGCGCATTCCCTCGCATCTCTCCGTCTCCTTCCGTGTGGTGGATGAGACGGGCAAGACTGTCGCGGCGTCGAAGGATCTGCCCGCACTCCAGGCCCGGTTCCGTTCGGCGGCGCGCGACAGTGTCGCCCGTGCTTCTCGCCAGACCGCGCACTCGTTGGAGCGGAGCGGCCTCACAACGTGGGACTTTACGGAACTGCCGAGGTTCGTGGACACGAAACTCCAGAACAGTGTGATTCGCGCATATCCCGCGATTGTGGACGAGAAGAGCTCTGTTGCGATCCGGCTGATGAGCACCCAGCAGGAGGCCGACCGGCTGACGCCCGCGGGCATCCGGCGCCTGCTGCTGCTCGCCGTGCCCTCACCGGTGTCGTACGTTCGCGAGCACCTCAGCCAGAACGAGAAACTGATCCTCGCAACGAGCCCCTACCCGGGCATCCAGGCCCTGTTCGACGACTGCCTGCGCGCTTCGGCCGACGAGGTGCTGCGGGCCGAGCATCCGGCGGGCCTGCTGTACACGAAGGACGAGTTCGAGGCTGTCCGCGATCGCCTCTCGGCCGGCATCATCGATTCGATGTACCAGACCGTCGCCACCGTTGCGGCGACCCTGCTGAAGGCTCGGGATGCCGAGCGGGCCCTCAAGGCTGTGACCAGTGTGTCGCTGCTGCCGGCACTGTCGGATGCCCGGGCCCAGCTGGCGGCGCTGATCTTCCCTGGCTTCATCTCCTCCACAGGCACGGTGCAGCTGCGGAGTTATCCACGGTACTTGACAGGGGTTGAGCAGCGTATGCAGAAGTTGCCCGACGCACCGGCACGGGACCGGGCCTGGATGACGGAGGTACAGAATGCCACAGCACGCTACGAAGCATCGGGCGGCGCGCTCCCCCTGCCGGCGGATGCCGCCTCGGTGCTGAGCGCCCCGCTCATCCGCGCGCGCTGGATGATCGAGGAGTTGCGGATCAGCCTCTTCGCGCAGTCGCTCGGAACCGCTGAGCCCGTCTCGCTCCAGCGGCTGCAGAAGCTGCTCGCGAGCTGA
- a CDS encoding thioredoxin domain-containing protein, with translation MANRLATAISPYLRSHSDNPVDWFPWGEEAFAEAVRRDVPVLVSIGYSTCHWCHVMARESFSDPALAAVLNDGFVAIKVDREEHPEVDSVYLAAAGAFTQNLGWPLNVFATPGGRVFFAGTYSPPVAVQGNPSFRQVLDAVQEAWRSRRSDVESTAAQLVEALAEAGSQHAPTAGQQYDSPVSPDPELPTTAELAQVVFELDAYEDTVHGGFGTAPKFPVAPVLRFLQAMDAPLADRTLKVMAASPLRDPIEGGFFRYATQQDWSDPHYERMLYDNALLLDAYTTAAEKQPGADWAKETALGIADYLMTRLQQPEGGFGSAQDSESTVGGVRTEGGYYGLDAGQRAAEVPPAVDLKILTGWNGLAIGALAHAGSAFGENGLLDSARQAADYLLAHHLRADGTVVRASLGGRVSEARATLEDYGMLSAGLLRLGTATGDKRYSAAGAALLDAVLEAGAEPGESDAPAGSVGTAQKLFVVPGGGDPVLAARGLLLEGDVSEGAYPSGNSAAAEAAYLRYRETGDAAYRSVALRALAPLGPDALSRPIGFGAALELMVRLRAEARSEGGPGF, from the coding sequence ATGGCCAACCGACTCGCCACAGCGATAAGTCCGTATCTCCGTTCGCACAGCGACAACCCGGTGGATTGGTTCCCCTGGGGTGAGGAGGCCTTCGCCGAGGCGGTGCGGCGGGATGTGCCGGTGCTGGTGTCGATCGGCTACTCCACCTGCCACTGGTGCCATGTGATGGCCCGGGAGAGCTTCAGCGATCCTGCCCTCGCCGCTGTGCTCAACGACGGCTTCGTGGCGATCAAGGTCGACAGGGAGGAGCACCCCGAGGTCGACTCGGTCTACCTTGCGGCGGCCGGCGCCTTCACCCAGAACCTCGGCTGGCCGCTGAATGTGTTCGCGACACCCGGCGGCCGGGTGTTCTTCGCGGGAACCTACTCGCCCCCGGTCGCCGTGCAGGGCAACCCGTCGTTCCGGCAGGTGCTCGATGCGGTGCAGGAGGCCTGGCGGAGCAGACGGAGCGACGTCGAGAGTACGGCCGCGCAACTCGTCGAGGCGCTCGCCGAGGCGGGATCGCAACACGCGCCAACGGCGGGGCAGCAGTACGACTCGCCGGTGTCGCCCGACCCCGAACTGCCGACCACGGCGGAGCTGGCCCAGGTGGTCTTCGAGCTCGACGCCTACGAGGACACCGTGCACGGAGGGTTCGGAACCGCTCCCAAGTTCCCGGTTGCCCCGGTGCTGCGGTTCCTGCAGGCGATGGATGCTCCGCTGGCCGATCGCACACTCAAGGTGATGGCGGCCTCCCCGCTTCGCGACCCCATCGAGGGCGGATTCTTCCGTTACGCCACCCAACAGGACTGGAGCGACCCGCACTACGAACGGATGCTCTACGACAACGCGCTGCTGCTGGACGCGTACACGACCGCGGCCGAGAAGCAGCCGGGTGCCGATTGGGCGAAGGAGACGGCGCTCGGCATCGCCGACTACCTGATGACGCGCCTGCAGCAGCCGGAGGGCGGCTTCGGCTCCGCGCAGGATTCCGAGAGCACTGTCGGGGGAGTCCGGACCGAGGGCGGGTACTACGGGCTCGATGCCGGGCAGCGTGCGGCGGAGGTGCCTCCGGCTGTCGACCTGAAGATCCTCACCGGGTGGAACGGCCTCGCCATCGGTGCCCTGGCTCACGCTGGGTCGGCTTTCGGCGAGAACGGCCTCCTCGATTCAGCCCGACAGGCGGCGGACTACCTGCTCGCCCACCACCTGCGGGCCGACGGAACGGTGGTGCGCGCGTCACTCGGAGGCCGGGTCTCCGAGGCGCGCGCCACCCTCGAGGACTACGGCATGCTCAGCGCTGGCCTGTTGCGGCTCGGCACCGCAACCGGCGACAAGCGCTACAGTGCGGCGGGAGCGGCGCTGCTGGACGCTGTGCTGGAGGCGGGTGCTGAGCCGGGAGAGAGCGACGCACCTGCCGGAAGCGTCGGCACTGCCCAGAAGCTGTTCGTCGTACCCGGCGGCGGTGACCCCGTGCTGGCTGCCCGCGGGCTGCTCCTGGAGGGAGACGTCTCCGAGGGGGCGTACCCGTCGGGCAACAGTGCTGCGGCTGAGGCTGCGTACCTCCGTTACCGGGAGACCGGCGACGCAGCGTATCGGTCTGTCGCGCTACGGGCGCTCGCGCCGCTGGGGCCGGACGCATTGTCACGGCCCATCGGATTCGGAGCCGCCCTCGAACTGATGGTGCGGCTCCGAGCGGAGGCCCGGTCCGAAGGCGGGCCAGGGTTCTAG
- a CDS encoding rhodanese-like domain-containing protein gives MISSAAFPTPPATRPAVSPSVSTQWLCDHLGSDTMVVLDGRGFGRAAGPSEARCSRIPTALFADGFAAADDASFREITLRYGIDSSSTVVLYDAGAGSKTAGSSAGSETAPVDDAARLRDVFRSFGHERVTVLDGGFAKWNAEERPTESAADSSAA, from the coding sequence GTGATCTCGTCTGCCGCCTTCCCGACACCTCCCGCCACGCGTCCCGCCGTGTCGCCCTCCGTGTCGACCCAGTGGCTCTGCGATCATCTCGGCTCCGACACGATGGTGGTTCTGGATGGCCGTGGCTTCGGCCGCGCGGCCGGACCGTCGGAGGCGCGGTGCTCGCGCATCCCCACCGCCCTCTTCGCCGACGGGTTCGCGGCCGCGGATGACGCGTCCTTCCGGGAGATCACTCTCCGCTACGGCATCGATTCCAGCTCGACGGTCGTGCTGTACGACGCGGGTGCGGGATCGAAGACCGCAGGGTCATCCGCAGGGTCGGAGACCGCACCTGTGGATGACGCTGCCCGACTCCGCGACGTCTTCCGATCTTTCGGCCACGAGCGTGTCACCGTTCTCGACGGCGGTTTTGCGAAGTGGAACGCCGAGGAGCGGCCCACCGAATCGGCCGCAGACTCCTCCGCAGCCTAG
- a CDS encoding MFS transporter, translating into MSSYANLLKTRGVGRIMAAQLVARFPFGMLSLAFLLHIERVHGSYGAAGLVLAALSIGQAIAGPLTSRLMGRLGMRPVITGTIAICAIAVSVIALVPMTIPLTMGVAFAAGLTMPPIQPAVRTIYPKMVNSKQLTPLFSLDASAQEIIWVVGPVITTFTATQVGTVEGILLAVAFLVGGGAWFLSSPELGRVRIPRSRKRLGAVLAKPPVLLATIVGFLLVAACAAIEAGVVASFGHGGAEAGIVLAIFAVGSLVGGLALGHVGIGPWALAQRMLIVFAGTAIAAVSLNVWWLAVFLFLAGVGIAPALAVMFSIVSSSVRFSETAEAYGWVGTGQLIGAAVGSALAGFLIDAQGPTGAFVVAAALALVGFLVPLLGRRWHPDLRGRDASPIPDTEPFAAVTS; encoded by the coding sequence GTGAGCAGTTACGCAAATCTTCTGAAGACCCGCGGTGTCGGGCGGATCATGGCCGCCCAGCTCGTGGCACGGTTCCCCTTCGGCATGCTGTCGCTCGCCTTCCTGCTGCACATCGAACGGGTGCACGGATCGTATGGCGCGGCCGGGCTGGTGCTCGCCGCACTGTCGATCGGGCAGGCGATCGCGGGACCGCTGACGAGCCGCCTGATGGGCCGGCTCGGCATGCGGCCGGTGATCACGGGCACGATCGCGATCTGTGCGATCGCTGTCTCCGTCATCGCGCTCGTTCCGATGACGATCCCGCTGACCATGGGGGTCGCCTTCGCGGCGGGCCTCACGATGCCGCCGATCCAGCCTGCCGTCCGCACGATCTACCCGAAGATGGTCAACTCGAAGCAGCTCACCCCGCTGTTCTCGCTCGACGCCTCGGCGCAGGAGATCATCTGGGTCGTCGGGCCGGTCATCACCACCTTCACCGCGACGCAGGTCGGCACGGTCGAGGGCATCCTGCTCGCGGTCGCGTTCCTGGTGGGCGGCGGCGCGTGGTTCCTGTCGAGCCCCGAACTCGGCCGGGTGCGCATCCCCCGCAGCCGCAAGCGCCTCGGGGCGGTGCTGGCCAAGCCCCCCGTTCTGCTCGCGACGATCGTCGGCTTCCTGCTGGTGGCGGCCTGCGCGGCGATCGAGGCAGGGGTCGTCGCCTCGTTCGGGCACGGCGGCGCGGAGGCCGGTATCGTGCTGGCCATCTTCGCGGTGGGCTCCCTGGTCGGCGGTCTCGCGCTCGGCCACGTCGGAATCGGTCCGTGGGCCCTCGCGCAGCGCATGCTGATCGTCTTCGCCGGCACGGCGATCGCAGCCGTCTCCCTGAACGTGTGGTGGCTCGCTGTCTTCCTGTTCCTGGCCGGGGTCGGTATCGCTCCCGCGCTGGCCGTGATGTTCTCGATCGTCTCGTCGAGCGTGCGTTTCAGCGAGACGGCGGAGGCGTACGGCTGGGTCGGCACCGGCCAGCTCATCGGTGCGGCTGTCGGATCCGCTCTCGCGGGGTTCCTCATCGACGCGCAGGGACCGACGGGCGCGTTCGTCGTCGCCGCCGCACTCGCGCTCGTCGGTTTCCTCGTGCCCCTCCTCGGTCGGCGCTGGCACCCGGACCTCCGCGGCAGGGACGCCAGTCCGATTCCCGACACCGAGCCGTTCGCCGCCGTCACGAGCTGA